From Sinorhizobium sp. B11:
TTTGCGGCAATGCCCAAGTTTATCTTGGGTGACATCCTTAATCGACCTGAAGACCCTCGAAACAGGGCGTTTACCGGGCTTTTCAAGCCATTGAGCCGGAGATTATTTCTTAACCGGCCTTGACGAACTGGGTGGAAACCAGTAGTACGCCCGCCATCAGATCCAATGTGAGGTTTGGCTGTTCGGGGCGACGCGCTCTGAAGATCGCCTCAAACAAGGTTCTAAACGCACGTTGAAGTCATGATGCTGCACGCATGACGCATCTTTTTTGCGTCCTCTGCTCTATGTGGTCCATCTGCGGAAGCGGATCGGGCCATATTTTGCGCATTGAGGGAAATATGTGTGGCAATGCCGGAAACGGCGAAGTTCGAGCCCGCAAGGGTACTGAGACAAACGTAAGGGATGGTTGAATGCCTACCGTAAACCAGCTGATCCGCAAGCCTCGCCAGGCGAACGTAAAGCGTAACAAGGTTCCCGCTCTTCAGGAGAACCCGCAGAAGCGCGGCGTTTGCACCCGCGTCTACACCACGACGCCGAAGAAGCCGAACTCGGCTCTGCGTAAGGTTGCAAAGATCCGCCTCACCAACGGCTTCGAAGTCATTGGTTACATCCCCGGTGAAGGTCATAACCTTCAGGAACACTCTGTCGTCATGATCCGTGGCGGCCGCGTAAAGGACCTTCCGGGTGTCCGTTATCACATCATCCGCGGCGTTCTCGATACCCAGGGTGTCAAGAACCGCAAGCAGCGCCGTTCCAAGTACGGTGCGAAGCGTCCGAAGTAATTTCGCCCCGGGCGATACCGCCCGGAAAGGCTTGAAAGTGAAATCCCCGGCGCTGCGCGAAGTCCTCCGCGTGGTAGAGCGCCTTAACAGTTAAAGAGACGAGAAGTATGTCCAGACGCCATAAAGCAGAAAAGCGCGAGATCAATCCGGACCCGAAGTTCGGTGATCTCGTTGTTACGAAGTTCATGAATGCCATCATGCTGGACGGCAAGAAGTCCGTCGCCGAAAGCATCGTCTATGGCGCGTTTGACTCCGTACAGGGCAAGTCGAAGCAGGAGCCGCTGACGGTTTTCCATTCCGCGCTTGACAACATTGCTCCGCACGTTGAAGTCCGTTCGCGCCGCGTCGGTGGTGCGACCTACCAGGTTCCGGTCGATGTTCGTCCGGAGCGCCGCCAGGCTCTTGCTATCCGCTGGCTGATCGCTGCTGCTCGCAAGCGCAACGAGACCACCATGATCGATCGTCTTTCGGGCGAACTTCTCGACGCATCCAACAACCGCGGTTCCGCGGTCAAGAAGCGCGAAGACACGCACAAGATGGCTGATGCCAACCGCGCGTTCTCGCATTATCGCTGGTAATCCCGAACGATATCGAAAGGCAGTCCATAATGGCTCGCGAATATAAGATCGAAGACTACCGCAATTTCGGTATCATGGCGCACATCGACGCCGGCAAGACCACGACCACCGAGCGTATCCTTTATTACACCGGCAAGTCGCACAAGATCGGTGAAGTCCACGATGGCGCAGCCACGATGGACTGGATGGAGCAGGAGCAGGAACGCGGCATCACGATCACCTCCGCCGCGACCACGACCTTCTGGAAGGGTCGTGACGGCAAGATGCGCCGCTTCAACATCATCGACACCCCCGGCCACGTCGACTTCACCATCGAAGTCGAGCGTTCGCTGCGCGTTCTCGACGGCGCCATTGCGCTGCTCGACGCCAACGCCGGTGTTGAACCGCAGACGGAAACCGTCTGGCGTCAGGCCGAGAAGTACAACGTTCCGCGCATGATCTTCTGCAACAAGATGGACAAGACCGGCGCGGACTTCTACCGCTCGGTCGAGATGATCAAGACTCGTCTGGGTGCGATCGCTGTCGTCATGCAGCTGCCGATCGGCGCTGAAAGCGACTTCAAGGGCGTTATCGACCTGGTCGAGATGAACGCTCTCATCTGGCGCGACGAATCGCTCGGCGCCCAGTGGGACGTCGTTGAGATCCCGGAAGACATGAAGGCCAAGGCTGAAGAATATCGCGAAAAGCTGATCGAGACCGTTGTCGAGATCGACGAAGCCGCGATGGAAGCCTATCTCGAAGGCAACATGCCCGACAACGACAAGATCCGCGAACTCGTTCGTCGCGGCACGATCGACGTCAAGTTCCACCCGATGTTCTGCGGCACTGCCTTCAAGAACAAGGGCGTTCAGCCGCTGCTCGACGCCGTTGTCGACTACCTGCCGTCGCCGCTCGACATTCCGGCGATCAAGGGTATCGACTTCAAGACGGAAGCCGAAATCGAGCGTCATGCAGACGATGCCGAGCCGCTTTCCATGCTCGCGTTCAAGATCATGAACGACCCCTTCGTCGGTTCGCTCACCTTCGCCCGCATCTATTCCGGCAAGCTCGAAAAGGGTTCGTCGGTCATGAACACGGTCAAGGACAAGCGCGAGCGCGTCGGGCGCATGCTGCAGATGCACTCCAACTCGCGTGAAGACATCGAAGAAGCCTTTGCCGGCGACATCGTTGCTCTCGCAGGTCTCAAGGAAACCACGACTGGCGATACGCTCTGCGACCCGCTGAAGCCGGTTATCCTCGAGCGCATGGAGTTCCCGGAGCCTGTCATCCAGATCGCTATCGAGCCGAAGTCCAAGGGCGACCAGGAAAAGATGGGCCTCGCGCTCAACCGTCTGGCTGCAGAAGATCCGTCCTTCCGCGTGAAGACGGACCAGGAATCCGGTCAGACGATCATTGCCGGCATGGGCGAACTGCATCTCGACATCATCGTCGACCGCATGCGCCGTGAGTTCAAGGTTGAAGCAAACGTCGGTGCGCCGCAGGTTGCTTACCGCGAAACCATCACGCGCCAGCACGAAGAAGATTACACGCACAAGAAGCAGTCCGGTGGTACCGGCCAGTTCGCGCGCGTCAAGATCGTCTTCGAACCGAACCCGGACGGCGAAGACTTCAAATTCGAATCCAAGATCGTCGGCGGTGCTGTTCCGAAGGAATACATCCCGGGCGTTCAGAAGGGTATCGAAAGCGTTCTGTCTTCCGGCCCGCTGGCTGGCTTCCCGATGCTGGGCGTCAAGGCGACCCTCATCGATGGCGCCTTCCACGACGTTGACTCCTCGGTCCTGGCGTTCGAAATCGCTTCCCGCGCTTGCTTCCGTGAAGCAGCAAAGAAGGCCGGCGCTCAGCTCCTCGAGCCGATGATGAAGGTCGAAGTTGTTACCCCGGAAGATTACGTCGGCGACGTTATCGGTGACCTCAACTCCCGTCGTGGTCAGATCCAGGGTCAGGAAAGCCGCGGTGTGGCCGTTGTCATCAACGCCAACGTCCCGCTGGCCAACATGTTCAAGTACGTCGATAACCTGCGCTCCATGTCGCAGGGCCGTGCTCAGTACACGATGACCTTCGATCACTACTCACCGGTCCCGTCGAACGTCGCAACCGAAATCCAGGCAAAGTATTCCGGTCAGAAGTGACCGGAATACCAATTGACCGATAACAAGAATTAGCGCCCCTCGGGGCCAAAGAATGGAGAGCCGAAAATGGCAAAGAGTAAGTTTGAGCGCAACAAGCCGCACGTCAACATTGGCACGATCGGCCACGTTGACCACGGCAAGACGTCTCTGACGGCAGCGATCACGAAGTACTTCGGTGAGTTCAAGGCGTATGACCAGATCGACGCTGCGCCGGAAGAAAAGGCCCGCGGCATCACCATTTCGACGGCTCACGTCGAGTATGAGACGCCGAACCGTCACTATGCGCACGTCGACTGCCCCGGCCACGCCGACTATGTCAAGAACATGATCACGGGTGCTGCGCAGATGGACGGCGCGATCCTGGTCTGCTCTGCAGCTGACGGCCCGATGCCGCAGACGCGCGAGCACATCCTGCTCGCCCGCCAGGTTGGCGTTCCGGCGATCGTGGTGTTCCTGAACAAGGTCGACCAGGTTGACGACGCCGAGCTTCTCGAGCTCGTCGAGCTTGAAGTTCGCGAACTCCTGTCGTCCTACGACTTCCCGGGCGACGACATCCCGGTCGTCAAGGGTTCGGCTCTTGCTGCTCTTGAAGATTCTGACAAGAAGATCGGTGAAGACGCGATCCGCGAGCTGATGGCTGCGGTTGACGCCTACATCCCGACGCCTGAGCGTCCGATCGACCAGCCGTTCCTGATGCCGATCGAAGACGTGTTCTCGATCTCTGGCCGTGGTACGGTTGTGACCGGCCGCGTCGAGCGTGGTATCGTCAAGGTTGGTGAAGAAGTCGAGATCGTCGGCATTCGTCCGACCTCGAAGACGACGGTTACCGGCGTTGAAATGTTCCGCAAGCTGCTCGACCAGGGCCAGGCTGGCGACAACATCGGCGCTCTGGTTCGCGGTGTGAACCGTGACGGCGTCGAGCGTGGTCAGATCCTGTGCAAGCCGGGCTCTGTCAAGCCGCACAAGAAGTTCAAGGCAGAAGCCTACATCCTGACGAAGGAAGAAGGCGGCCGTCATACGCCGTTCTTCACGAACTACCGTCCGCAGTTCTACTTCCGCACGACGGACGTGACGGGCATCGTGACGCTTCCGGAAGGCACGGAAATGGTTATGCCTGGCGACAACGTCACGGTGGACGTCGAGCTGATCGTTCCGATCGCGATGGAAGAAAAGCTTCGCTTCGCTATCCGCGAAGGCGGCCGCACCGTCGGTGCAGGCATCGTGGCTTCCATCATCGAGTAATTCATTCGGCTGCTCCGGTGGGGCAGCCGATTCGATGACATTATTATGATGCAGGCGGCGCAAGCCGCTTGCTTATTACACAGAAATGTTGCAAATGGCGCGCGAGCGCGATTTGCGTAACGCTTTGGATGACGAAGCGGCGACTAAACAAACAATAAGGTGGGTCAAAAGGCCCTGAAGAGTGGATAGGGGTGCCGTAACAGGCGTCTCTCTCGATCTTTGAAACCGGTGGTCCGCCTTAGGAAGAAAGAAAAACCCGTGTCTTGTCCAAAGACATGCGGAAAACAAACACAAGGATAACGTCGAATGAACGGCCAAAATATCCGCATTCGCCTGAAGGCGTTCGATCACCGGATTCTCGATGCTTCCACGCGCGAGATCGTGTCGACGGCGAAGCGCACCGGTGCTAGCGTCCGGGGCCCCGTTCCGCTTCCGACCCGCATCGAGAAGTTTACGGTCAACCGGTCCCCGCACATCGACAAGAAGAGCCGCGAACAGTTCGAGATGCGCACGCATAAGCGCCTGCTCGACATCGTAGACCCGACCCCGCAGACGGTAGACGCGCTGATGAAGCTCGATCTCGCCGCCGGTGTCGATGTTGAGATCAAGCTCTGAGCTTGCTCGAGCTGAGTTGGAAGGATTGAACCGATGCGTTCAGGTGTGATTGCACAGAAGGTGGGAATGACCCGCGTCTACAACGACGCCGGCGAGCATGTCCCTGTAACGGTACTGCGTATGGATGGCTGCCAGGTTGTGGCCCAGCGGACCGTAGAAAAGAATGGCTATACCGCGCTTCAGCTCGGTGCTGGCCAGGCCAAGGTAAAGAACACGTCCAAGGCTATGCGCGGCAACTTCGCCGTCGCTAATGTCGAGCCCAAGGCCAAGCTGCAGGAATTCCGTGTTTCGGAAGACAACCTGCTCGACATTGGCACCGAGCTCAAGGCCGGTCACTTTGCTGCTGGTCAGCTCGTCGATGTCACTGGCACGACGATTGGTAAGGGCTTTGCCGGCGCCATGAAGCGCCACGGCTTCGGCGGTCTTCGCGCTACGCACGGTGTGTCCGTTTCGCACCGTTCGCACGGCTCGACGGGTTCGCGCCAGGATCCGGGCAAGGTTTTCAAGAACAAGAAGATGGCTGGTCACATGGGCCAGACGCGCGTGACGACGCAGAACCTTGAAGTCGTTTCGACCGACGAAGATCGCGGTCTGATCCTGATCAAGGGTGCAGTACCCGGTTCCAAGGGTGCCTGGATCATCGTGCGCGACGCCGTCAAGTCGGCAGCGAAGTAAGGGAGCCAGACCAATGGAATTGAACGTCAAGACCCTCGAGGGAAAAGACGCTGGGAAGGTTTCCCTTTCGGAAGCGATTTTCGGCCTTGAGCCCCGCGAAGATATTCTCGCCCGCGTTATCCGCTGGCAGCTTGCCAAGAAGCAGCAGGGCACGCACCAGGCAAAAGGCCGCGCAGACGTCTGGCGCACCGGCGCCAAGATGTACAAGCAGAAGGGTACGGGCCGCGCTCGTCACCATTCGGCTCGTGCTCCGCAGTTCCGCGGCGGTGGTAAGGCTCATGGCCCGGTTGCTCGCAGCCACGAACACGACCTTCCCAAGAAGGTTCGTGCGCTCGGCCTGCGTCATGCGCTGTCCGCCAAGATCAAGGCAGATGAACTGATCATCATCGATGATCTGGTCGCCAACGAAGCAAAGACGAAGGCTCTGGCCGGCGTATTCGCAACGCTGGGCCTCACCAACGCCCTCTTCATCGGCGGCGCCGAGCTCGACGGTAACTTCAAGCTCGCTGCACAGAACATTCCGAACATCGATGTTCTGCCGATCCAGGGCATCAACGTTTACGACATCGTCCGCCGCGGCAAGCTCGTGCTTTCCAAGGCTGCCGTTGAAGCGCTAGAGGAGCGATTCAAGTGACCGATCTCCGCCACTACGATGTGATCGTTTCTCCTGCGATCACCGAAAAGTCCACGCTGGTATCGGAAAACAACCAGGTTGTTTTCAATGTCGCCAAGAAGGCGACGAAGCCGGAAATCAAGGCTGCAGTCGAGGCGCTCTTCGGCGTCAAGGTTACCGCCGTCAACACTCTGCTGCGCAAGGGCAAGACCCGCCGTTTCCGCGGTTTTGTCGGCAAGCAGCAGGACGTGAAGAAGGCTGTCGTGACGTTGGCTGAAGGCCAGACGATCGACGTCTCCACCGGTCTCTGAGGATTAATAAAATGGCATTGAAAACATTCAATCCGACGACCCCGAGCCAGCGCCAGCTGGTCATCGTCGACCGTTCTGGCCTCTACAAGGGCAAGCCGGTCAAGGCGCTGACGGA
This genomic window contains:
- the rpsL gene encoding 30S ribosomal protein S12, with translation MPTVNQLIRKPRQANVKRNKVPALQENPQKRGVCTRVYTTTPKKPNSALRKVAKIRLTNGFEVIGYIPGEGHNLQEHSVVMIRGGRVKDLPGVRYHIIRGVLDTQGVKNRKQRRSKYGAKRPK
- the rpsG gene encoding 30S ribosomal protein S7; this translates as MSRRHKAEKREINPDPKFGDLVVTKFMNAIMLDGKKSVAESIVYGAFDSVQGKSKQEPLTVFHSALDNIAPHVEVRSRRVGGATYQVPVDVRPERRQALAIRWLIAAARKRNETTMIDRLSGELLDASNNRGSAVKKREDTHKMADANRAFSHYRW
- the fusA gene encoding elongation factor G, with amino-acid sequence MAREYKIEDYRNFGIMAHIDAGKTTTTERILYYTGKSHKIGEVHDGAATMDWMEQEQERGITITSAATTTFWKGRDGKMRRFNIIDTPGHVDFTIEVERSLRVLDGAIALLDANAGVEPQTETVWRQAEKYNVPRMIFCNKMDKTGADFYRSVEMIKTRLGAIAVVMQLPIGAESDFKGVIDLVEMNALIWRDESLGAQWDVVEIPEDMKAKAEEYREKLIETVVEIDEAAMEAYLEGNMPDNDKIRELVRRGTIDVKFHPMFCGTAFKNKGVQPLLDAVVDYLPSPLDIPAIKGIDFKTEAEIERHADDAEPLSMLAFKIMNDPFVGSLTFARIYSGKLEKGSSVMNTVKDKRERVGRMLQMHSNSREDIEEAFAGDIVALAGLKETTTGDTLCDPLKPVILERMEFPEPVIQIAIEPKSKGDQEKMGLALNRLAAEDPSFRVKTDQESGQTIIAGMGELHLDIIVDRMRREFKVEANVGAPQVAYRETITRQHEEDYTHKKQSGGTGQFARVKIVFEPNPDGEDFKFESKIVGGAVPKEYIPGVQKGIESVLSSGPLAGFPMLGVKATLIDGAFHDVDSSVLAFEIASRACFREAAKKAGAQLLEPMMKVEVVTPEDYVGDVIGDLNSRRGQIQGQESRGVAVVINANVPLANMFKYVDNLRSMSQGRAQYTMTFDHYSPVPSNVATEIQAKYSGQK
- the tuf gene encoding elongation factor Tu codes for the protein MAKSKFERNKPHVNIGTIGHVDHGKTSLTAAITKYFGEFKAYDQIDAAPEEKARGITISTAHVEYETPNRHYAHVDCPGHADYVKNMITGAAQMDGAILVCSAADGPMPQTREHILLARQVGVPAIVVFLNKVDQVDDAELLELVELEVRELLSSYDFPGDDIPVVKGSALAALEDSDKKIGEDAIRELMAAVDAYIPTPERPIDQPFLMPIEDVFSISGRGTVVTGRVERGIVKVGEEVEIVGIRPTSKTTVTGVEMFRKLLDQGQAGDNIGALVRGVNRDGVERGQILCKPGSVKPHKKFKAEAYILTKEEGGRHTPFFTNYRPQFYFRTTDVTGIVTLPEGTEMVMPGDNVTVDVELIVPIAMEEKLRFAIREGGRTVGAGIVASIIE
- the rpsJ gene encoding 30S ribosomal protein S10; this translates as MNGQNIRIRLKAFDHRILDASTREIVSTAKRTGASVRGPVPLPTRIEKFTVNRSPHIDKKSREQFEMRTHKRLLDIVDPTPQTVDALMKLDLAAGVDVEIKL
- the rplC gene encoding 50S ribosomal protein L3, encoding MRSGVIAQKVGMTRVYNDAGEHVPVTVLRMDGCQVVAQRTVEKNGYTALQLGAGQAKVKNTSKAMRGNFAVANVEPKAKLQEFRVSEDNLLDIGTELKAGHFAAGQLVDVTGTTIGKGFAGAMKRHGFGGLRATHGVSVSHRSHGSTGSRQDPGKVFKNKKMAGHMGQTRVTTQNLEVVSTDEDRGLILIKGAVPGSKGAWIIVRDAVKSAAK
- the rplD gene encoding 50S ribosomal protein L4 yields the protein MELNVKTLEGKDAGKVSLSEAIFGLEPREDILARVIRWQLAKKQQGTHQAKGRADVWRTGAKMYKQKGTGRARHHSARAPQFRGGGKAHGPVARSHEHDLPKKVRALGLRHALSAKIKADELIIIDDLVANEAKTKALAGVFATLGLTNALFIGGAELDGNFKLAAQNIPNIDVLPIQGINVYDIVRRGKLVLSKAAVEALEERFK
- a CDS encoding 50S ribosomal protein L23; amino-acid sequence: MTDLRHYDVIVSPAITEKSTLVSENNQVVFNVAKKATKPEIKAAVEALFGVKVTAVNTLLRKGKTRRFRGFVGKQQDVKKAVVTLAEGQTIDVSTGL